From a single Lactococcus allomyrinae genomic region:
- a CDS encoding aspartate-semialdehyde dehydrogenase codes for MTQYNIAVVGATGAVGTRMLEQLAQSTLPIETVRALASKRSAGKIVEYKDQELVVEELTEDSFEGIDIALFSAGGSVSAKFAPYAVKAGAVVVDNTSFFRQNPNVPLVVPEVNAHALDEHNGIIACPNCSTIQMMIALEPIRRAYGLKRIIVSTYQAVSGAGQSAINETNRELQEALNGTPLKELSANILPSAGDKKHYPIAYNALAQIDVFTDNDYTYEEMKMTNETKKIMEDDSIAVSATCVRIPVLYGHSESVYVETEKVAPIEEVKRLISEFPGAVLEDDVAHQIYPQAINSVGRRETFVGRIRKDLDVENGVHLWVVSDNLLKGAAWNSVQIAETLHERGLVRATKDLKFELK; via the coding sequence ATGACACAATACAATATTGCAGTTGTCGGAGCTACTGGAGCTGTCGGCACTCGGATGCTTGAACAATTAGCGCAATCAACCCTTCCTATTGAAACTGTTCGTGCTTTGGCAAGCAAACGTTCAGCAGGAAAAATTGTGGAATACAAAGATCAAGAACTCGTTGTTGAAGAGTTAACAGAAGACAGTTTTGAAGGGATTGATATTGCTCTTTTCTCTGCAGGAGGTTCAGTATCAGCAAAATTTGCTCCATATGCTGTAAAAGCGGGCGCTGTGGTGGTAGATAATACATCATTTTTCCGTCAAAATCCAAATGTGCCACTCGTTGTGCCAGAAGTCAATGCCCACGCATTGGATGAACATAATGGAATTATTGCCTGTCCCAATTGCTCAACGATTCAAATGATGATTGCACTTGAGCCTATAAGACGTGCTTATGGACTCAAACGTATCATTGTCAGCACTTATCAAGCGGTCAGTGGTGCAGGTCAATCTGCAATCAATGAAACAAATCGTGAGTTGCAAGAAGCACTGAATGGAACCCCGCTAAAAGAGTTGTCAGCAAATATTTTGCCATCAGCAGGTGATAAAAAGCACTATCCAATTGCTTATAACGCGCTTGCTCAAATTGATGTTTTTACTGACAATGATTATACCTACGAAGAAATGAAAATGACAAATGAAACCAAGAAAATAATGGAAGATGATTCTATTGCGGTTTCAGCGACTTGCGTACGTATTCCTGTGCTCTACGGACACTCTGAGTCTGTTTATGTTGAAACTGAAAAAGTTGCCCCTATTGAAGAAGTGAAGCGTCTCATTTCTGAATTTCCTGGTGCAGTCCTTGAAGACGACGTTGCACATCAAATCTATCCACAAGCAATTAACTCAGTTGGACGACGTGAAACTTTTGTTGGACGAATCCGTAAAGACCTCGATGTCGAAAACGGTGTTCATCTATGGGTGGTATCGGATAATCTGCTCAAAGGAGCGGCATGGAATTCGGTACAAATCGCAGAAACACTGCATGAACGTGGCTTAGTTCGAGCAACAAAAGATTTGAAGTTTGAACTCAAATGA
- a CDS encoding alpha/beta hydrolase gives MIILWILLILLLLFLLFSLITFFVVEHKSQRVIDSLKPNHHLYQDSEKFLASDLEERSIRTQDGLKLYAWYLPAEVQTEKTVIVADGYHSIRARFAAYGWLFHQLGYNVLIPAYRASAEAAGHFIGFGWLDRDDYLRWMNQLIEQDSSVKIAMFGVSMGAASAMMVSGEPLPEQVKCFIADCGYDNVWNEIAFKAQHDFHLPAFPLVHLLSFWSKIFAGYDYKEASAVKQLEKNTRPFLFIHGEEDVFVPTEMVHRNFAATSAQKELLLIEDAGHAIAYETAPEIYREKVKDFLKKYL, from the coding sequence ATGATTATTTTATGGATTTTGTTAATTTTACTTTTGTTGTTTTTGCTATTTTCGTTGATTACTTTTTTTGTAGTGGAGCATAAAAGTCAAAGAGTAATTGATTCGCTAAAGCCTAATCATCATCTGTATCAGGATAGTGAAAAATTTCTTGCTTCTGATTTGGAGGAACGAAGCATTCGTACTCAGGATGGATTGAAGTTGTATGCGTGGTATCTGCCGGCTGAGGTACAAACAGAGAAAACAGTGATTGTTGCCGATGGCTACCATTCGATTCGTGCGCGATTTGCGGCTTATGGTTGGCTTTTTCATCAGTTAGGATATAATGTGTTAATTCCTGCTTATCGTGCAAGTGCGGAGGCGGCAGGGCATTTTATCGGTTTTGGTTGGCTTGACCGAGATGACTATCTCAGGTGGATGAACCAATTAATTGAGCAAGATTCGTCAGTCAAGATTGCGATGTTTGGTGTTTCGATGGGAGCTGCCTCGGCGATGATGGTATCAGGCGAGCCCTTACCTGAGCAAGTTAAATGTTTCATTGCTGATTGTGGTTATGATAATGTTTGGAATGAAATTGCCTTTAAAGCCCAACATGATTTTCACTTGCCTGCTTTTCCGCTTGTTCATTTGTTGTCATTTTGGTCAAAAATCTTTGCTGGTTACGATTATAAAGAAGCGTCGGCAGTAAAGCAATTAGAGAAAAATACACGACCGTTTTTGTTTATTCATGGAGAAGAAGATGTTTTTGTCCCAACAGAAATGGTACATCGCAATTTTGCAGCAACATCAGCACAAAAAGAATTGCTTTTGATAGAAGATGCAGGACATGCTATCGCCTATGAAACGGCGCCAGAAATTTATCGTGAAAAAGTGAAAGATTTCCTAAAAAAATACTTGTAA
- a CDS encoding DUF2200 family protein codes for MGNLERIYKMRWEAVYPLYVAKIERKGRTTAELDEVLFWLTGFEEPSALTGTFEELLSEKVFNPKSDLIKGVICGVRIEEIQDPLIKKIRQMDKLVDELAKGKKIEKILR; via the coding sequence ATGGGAAATCTGGAGCGTATTTATAAGATGAGATGGGAGGCGGTTTATCCGCTTTATGTTGCAAAAATAGAGCGAAAAGGGCGCACGACTGCGGAACTAGATGAGGTTTTGTTTTGGTTGACAGGATTTGAAGAACCGTCAGCACTGACAGGAACTTTTGAAGAGCTGCTGTCAGAAAAAGTTTTTAATCCTAAGTCAGATTTGATTAAAGGTGTCATATGTGGTGTACGCATTGAAGAAATCCAAGATCCTTTAATCAAAAAAATACGACAAATGGATAAGCTGGTTGACGAATTGGCAAAGGGGAAAAAGATAGAGAAAATTTTGCGATGA
- the tkt gene encoding transketolase, with protein sequence MFDYTDQLAVNTIRTLSMDAVQKANSGHPGLPMGSAPMAYVLWSKFLNVNPKTSRKWSNRDRFVLSAGHGSAMLYSLLHLAGYNVTIDDLKNFRQWQSKTPGHPEVNHTDGVEATTGPLGQGIANAVGMAMAEAHLAAQYNKPGFDVVDHYTYALNGDGDLMEGVSQEAASLAGKLKLGKLVLFYDSNNISLDGDLSMSFIDDIKMRFESYGWQHLLVKDGNDLEEIAAAVEVAKAEKSKPTIIEVKTVIGFGAEKQGTSAVHGAPLGAEGVKFAKAAYGWDYPEFTVPAEVSKRFLETTVARGEAMEQVWRDMFDDYAEKYPELAEQYAKAFANETPDLELTKHEEGTSKASRVTSQEAIQELSAQLPNFWGGSADLSASNNTMAKAESDFMPSNYAGRNIWFGVREFAMGAVMNGIALHGGTRVYGGTFFVFSNYMLPAVRMAALQSLPITYVWTHDSIAVGEDGPTHEPVEQLASVRSMPNLDVIRPADGNEVVAAWRRAASSQHRPTALVLTRQNLPVLPGTAELAEEGLSRGGYILAKEEGELSGIIIATGSEVALALEAKKTLGNSVRVVSMPSMNIFDEQSAEYQEEILPKSVRRRLAVEAGTSYGWGKYVGLDGATVTIDKWGASAPAAKVLPEYGFTAENVVAVYNTLD encoded by the coding sequence ATGTTTGATTACACTGATCAATTGGCTGTGAACACGATTCGGACTTTGTCAATGGATGCCGTCCAAAAGGCAAACTCTGGTCACCCAGGTCTTCCGATGGGCTCTGCACCAATGGCATATGTCCTTTGGAGTAAGTTCTTGAATGTGAATCCTAAGACGAGTCGTAAATGGTCTAATCGTGACCGTTTCGTCCTCTCTGCTGGTCACGGATCTGCAATGCTCTACAGTTTGTTGCATCTTGCGGGATACAATGTGACAATTGATGATTTGAAGAATTTCCGTCAATGGCAGTCTAAAACACCGGGACATCCAGAAGTTAATCATACCGATGGTGTTGAAGCAACGACTGGACCGCTCGGTCAAGGGATTGCTAATGCTGTTGGTATGGCAATGGCTGAGGCCCATTTGGCAGCGCAATATAATAAGCCTGGCTTTGATGTTGTGGATCATTACACTTATGCTTTGAATGGTGATGGAGATTTGATGGAAGGTGTTTCGCAAGAAGCGGCTTCACTTGCTGGTAAGTTGAAATTAGGCAAGCTTGTTCTCTTTTATGATTCAAATAATATTTCACTTGATGGTGATTTATCAATGTCATTTATTGATGATATTAAAATGCGCTTTGAGTCTTATGGTTGGCAACATCTTTTGGTAAAAGATGGCAATGATTTAGAAGAAATTGCTGCGGCAGTTGAAGTTGCTAAGGCTGAAAAATCTAAGCCAACGATTATCGAAGTGAAAACGGTGATTGGTTTTGGTGCTGAAAAACAAGGGACTTCAGCTGTTCATGGTGCGCCTTTGGGAGCTGAAGGTGTAAAATTTGCGAAAGCAGCTTATGGCTGGGATTATCCAGAATTTACAGTCCCTGCAGAAGTTTCAAAACGTTTCTTGGAAACAACAGTGGCACGTGGCGAAGCAATGGAACAAGTTTGGCGTGATATGTTTGATGATTATGCTGAGAAATATCCAGAACTTGCAGAACAATATGCAAAGGCTTTTGCGAATGAAACGCCTGACTTGGAACTCACAAAACATGAAGAAGGAACTAGCAAAGCATCACGTGTGACTTCACAAGAAGCGATTCAAGAATTGTCTGCTCAACTGCCTAATTTCTGGGGTGGCTCTGCTGACCTTTCCGCGTCAAATAATACGATGGCAAAGGCAGAATCAGACTTTATGCCGTCAAATTATGCAGGGCGTAATATTTGGTTTGGTGTGCGTGAATTTGCGATGGGCGCAGTGATGAATGGGATTGCTTTGCATGGTGGAACGCGCGTGTATGGTGGGACTTTCTTCGTCTTTTCAAACTATATGCTCCCAGCAGTTCGGATGGCGGCTTTGCAAAGTCTGCCCATAACTTATGTTTGGACACATGACTCGATTGCTGTGGGTGAGGACGGTCCAACTCACGAACCTGTTGAACAGCTGGCTTCTGTACGCTCAATGCCTAACTTAGATGTGATTCGTCCAGCAGATGGTAATGAAGTGGTGGCTGCTTGGCGTCGTGCGGCTTCAAGTCAACATCGTCCAACAGCTCTGGTCTTGACACGTCAAAACTTACCTGTTCTTCCTGGAACGGCTGAACTGGCTGAGGAAGGCTTGAGTCGTGGTGGTTACATTCTTGCGAAAGAAGAAGGCGAACTTTCAGGAATTATCATTGCTACTGGCTCTGAAGTTGCTTTAGCGCTTGAGGCGAAGAAAACGCTAGGAAATAGCGTGCGCGTGGTTTCTATGCCATCAATGAATATTTTTGATGAACAATCTGCTGAATATCAAGAAGAAATCTTACCTAAATCTGTTCGTCGCCGTCTTGCTGTTGAAGCAGGTACAAGCTACGGTTGGGGTAAATATGTTGGGCTTGATGGTGCAACGGTAACGATTGACAAATGGGGTGCTTCTGCACCTGCAGCAAAAGTATTGCCAGAGTACGGCTTTACTGCTGAAAATGTTGTGGCAGTTTACAATACTTTGGACTGA
- a CDS encoding PTS ascorbate transporter subunit IIC, with the protein MNGFLNFVVSVTTTPALLVGLIAMLGLILQKKAATVVIQGSIKTFAGFLVLTGGAGILVTSLNPFATMFQHVFNAKGVVPSNEAVVALALVKYGTPAALIMIVGFIVNVLLARFTRFKYIFLTGQAMLYVSTMAAVVLISAGLGNGWLTILLGGIFEGTLLTVTPALTQRYMRKITGNDGVAMGHTGNMGYALSGWLGEKFGNRNPEKSTEKLNIPKSLGFLRDSTVSISLVMMVVYIILALIAGPHFVESAALSAGTNYIVYAITQAGTFAAGFVVVLQGVRMILSEIIPAFQGIAKKLVPNSKPALDVPIVFPYAPNAVLIGFFVSFVVGIVSMLIMLGLGTTVIIPGVVGIFFCGGAAGVYGNAFGGVRGAIIGSIANGLVLAWGPLLILPALGSFGANAASTFADSDYIVSGGLLGVMGKAGSATLIIFILAFLVVVLITSALLNRRDKLNAK; encoded by the coding sequence ATGAATGGTTTTTTAAACTTTGTCGTATCGGTAACGACAACACCGGCTCTTTTAGTGGGTCTGATTGCAATGTTAGGGTTAATCTTGCAGAAAAAAGCTGCTACCGTTGTTATTCAAGGCTCAATCAAGACATTTGCAGGATTTTTAGTATTGACTGGTGGAGCAGGAATCTTGGTAACTTCCTTAAACCCTTTTGCAACGATGTTTCAACATGTATTCAACGCAAAAGGTGTTGTACCGTCAAATGAAGCAGTTGTGGCTTTAGCATTGGTAAAATATGGTACACCAGCAGCTTTGATTATGATAGTAGGGTTTATTGTTAATGTTCTTTTAGCCCGTTTTACGCGTTTCAAATATATCTTTTTGACGGGACAAGCCATGCTTTATGTTTCTACAATGGCTGCAGTTGTTCTTATTTCAGCAGGATTGGGAAATGGATGGTTAACGATTTTACTAGGAGGGATATTTGAAGGAACGCTTCTCACAGTTACACCCGCCTTAACTCAGCGCTATATGCGTAAAATCACAGGGAATGATGGTGTGGCGATGGGGCATACTGGAAATATGGGCTATGCTCTTTCTGGATGGCTCGGTGAAAAATTTGGTAACAGAAACCCTGAAAAATCAACTGAGAAGTTAAATATTCCAAAAAGCCTTGGATTTTTGAGAGATTCTACAGTTTCTATTTCTCTAGTGATGATGGTTGTTTATATTATCTTAGCTTTAATTGCAGGACCTCATTTTGTAGAAAGTGCTGCTCTGTCAGCTGGTACAAATTATATTGTTTATGCCATTACTCAAGCAGGAACGTTTGCAGCAGGTTTTGTTGTTGTACTCCAAGGTGTTCGGATGATTTTGTCAGAGATTATTCCAGCTTTTCAAGGGATTGCGAAAAAACTTGTGCCTAATTCGAAACCAGCACTTGATGTTCCAATTGTGTTTCCTTATGCACCTAATGCTGTATTGATTGGATTCTTTGTTTCTTTCGTTGTTGGGATTGTTTCAATGCTTATTATGCTTGGATTAGGGACAACTGTGATTATTCCCGGAGTTGTTGGTATCTTCTTTTGTGGTGGTGCGGCTGGTGTCTATGGTAATGCTTTCGGTGGAGTACGTGGCGCGATTATTGGATCAATTGCAAACGGACTCGTCTTAGCTTGGGGGCCACTTTTGATATTGCCTGCCTTAGGTTCATTTGGTGCGAATGCTGCTTCAACTTTTGCTGACTCTGATTATATCGTATCAGGTGGGCTGCTTGGAGTGATGGGGAAAGCAGGTTCTGCGACCTTGATTATATTTATTCTAGCCTTTCTCGTTGTTGTGCTTATTACGAGTGCACTATTGAATAGACGTGATAAATTGAATGCGAAGTAA
- a CDS encoding PTS sugar transporter subunit IIB: MKFACVCQSGLGTSFMVQMNIQSILEEAGVNIDDFELEHMDVGSATSDAADYFFVESTLVSALPNIPEEKIIPLNSIIDKEIAREGVYKVLDENGIEHQ; the protein is encoded by the coding sequence ATGAAGTTTGCGTGTGTATGTCAATCAGGACTTGGAACGAGTTTTATGGTTCAAATGAATATTCAATCAATACTGGAAGAAGCTGGTGTAAATATTGATGATTTTGAGTTAGAGCATATGGATGTTGGTTCAGCCACTTCAGATGCTGCAGATTATTTCTTTGTAGAATCTACTTTGGTTTCTGCTTTACCGAATATTCCAGAAGAAAAAATTATTCCGCTTAACTCAATCATTGATAAGGAAATAGCGCGTGAGGGAGTTTATAAAGTCTTAGATGAGAATGGAATTGAACATCAATAA
- a CDS encoding BglG family transcription antiterminator has product MIDYDLDVILFSKHKLWKLERILEVTNLDKEKFQRKLEELNEKLEIRQLRKLEYKNEIVAIPDHLQNFEEIRFSINQKTFVLSEIERQALIYLLVFVESRTLSIYDLQNWLVVSRNTVLSDIKKLRKQLEKDKIQVEYSRKRGFYLNFENEKHQEKAWYFLQKLSEKNGCYVLSKFLNQKDSLTIFKVSRFLKQTMKQMELEIVYSRYISTLLYTSLLKARASKYPDETINEQIEALMIGMSDGKGAIPQDNFLYRIAFNIMENVMKLAAIEFEDFTKTFMALLAHLTPAYFRIKNHFELENVLLERIKNEYYSLFLLMDVALAPLKEQVGKISESERAYFVILFGGEIYKKKYSSKRLKAIVLCVNGISSSLIMKKRLENLFPTMEFILSTAVSHFEKLPKNSYDIIFSTVPVKSDKKVYLMSAFPEHREENELYNQLLKDYQLPGFVKPSAQNILSAIEPYITVKNPAGRKDLLRIIDKKLNHTRREGEISGVMLSDLLTKEKIRFTDKSLGWQEAIELAAQPLIEQHEVEKRYVQAIIDKVEAFGPYIDLGLGIALPHARPEDGVNQLAMSFLRCEQPVKLMDDVKHEIKLFIVLAAIDNETHLRALSTLTKILSNKERLNQLLTATEASEVEQILLKEEGEK; this is encoded by the coding sequence ATGATTGACTATGATTTAGATGTTATTCTTTTTTCAAAACATAAACTCTGGAAATTAGAGCGCATATTAGAAGTCACCAATCTAGATAAAGAAAAATTTCAAAGAAAGCTAGAGGAACTCAACGAAAAATTAGAAATAAGACAGTTAAGAAAACTCGAATATAAAAATGAAATTGTAGCAATACCTGATCATCTCCAAAATTTTGAAGAAATTCGTTTCTCAATTAATCAAAAAACATTTGTTTTATCAGAAATTGAACGTCAAGCATTAATTTATCTACTTGTTTTTGTTGAATCAAGAACACTATCAATTTATGATTTACAAAATTGGCTAGTTGTAAGCAGAAATACAGTATTGAGCGACATAAAAAAGTTAAGAAAACAACTGGAAAAAGACAAAATCCAAGTTGAATATTCAAGAAAAAGAGGATTTTATCTCAACTTTGAAAATGAAAAACATCAAGAAAAAGCATGGTATTTTTTACAAAAACTATCAGAAAAAAATGGCTGTTATGTTCTATCAAAATTTTTAAATCAAAAAGATTCCCTGACCATTTTTAAAGTGAGCCGATTCTTAAAACAAACAATGAAACAAATGGAACTCGAAATTGTTTATAGTCGGTACATTTCAACGCTTCTTTATACAAGTTTGTTGAAAGCAAGAGCTAGCAAGTATCCTGACGAAACAATAAATGAACAAATCGAAGCATTGATGATTGGGATGTCAGACGGAAAAGGTGCAATTCCACAAGATAATTTTTTATATCGTATCGCGTTTAATATTATGGAAAATGTCATGAAATTGGCTGCCATCGAATTTGAAGATTTTACAAAAACATTTATGGCACTTTTAGCACATTTGACACCTGCTTATTTCAGAATAAAAAATCATTTTGAATTAGAGAATGTCCTTCTTGAACGAATAAAAAACGAATACTATTCATTATTTTTGCTTATGGATGTTGCGCTTGCTCCCTTAAAAGAACAAGTTGGAAAAATTTCAGAATCTGAGCGTGCCTATTTTGTGATTTTATTTGGTGGGGAAATTTATAAAAAGAAATACTCATCGAAACGATTAAAAGCAATTGTTCTCTGTGTGAATGGGATAAGTTCAAGCCTAATTATGAAAAAAAGGTTGGAAAATCTATTTCCTACAATGGAATTCATCCTTAGTACAGCAGTTTCACATTTTGAAAAATTACCTAAAAATTCATATGATATTATTTTTTCAACAGTTCCTGTGAAATCAGACAAAAAAGTTTATCTTATGTCTGCATTTCCCGAGCATCGAGAAGAAAATGAACTCTACAATCAACTTTTAAAAGACTATCAGCTTCCAGGATTTGTCAAACCTTCCGCACAAAATATTTTAAGTGCGATTGAACCTTATATTACAGTAAAAAATCCAGCAGGTAGAAAAGATTTATTAAGAATTATTGATAAAAAGTTAAACCATACAAGACGAGAAGGAGAGATTTCAGGAGTTATGCTATCAGATTTACTTACAAAAGAAAAAATACGATTTACAGATAAAAGTTTAGGTTGGCAAGAAGCAATTGAGCTCGCCGCTCAACCACTTATTGAGCAACATGAAGTTGAAAAAAGATATGTGCAAGCCATTATTGATAAAGTAGAAGCTTTTGGTCCTTATATTGACTTAGGGCTAGGTATTGCTCTTCCTCATGCTAGACCTGAAGATGGAGTGAACCAGCTTGCCATGTCATTTTTAAGATGTGAGCAGCCTGTAAAACTAATGGATGATGTAAAACATGAGATTAAACTTTTCATCGTTTTAGCAGCGATAGACAATGAAACGCATCTCAGAGCTTTATCTACACTCACCAAGATATTGTCTAACAAAGAACGTTTGAATCAATTACTTACAGCAACAGAAGCATCAGAAGTCGAACAAATACTTTTAAAAGAAGAAGGAGAAAAATAA
- a CDS encoding bifunctional 2-keto-4-hydroxyglutarate aldolase/2-keto-3-deoxy-6-phosphogluconate aldolase — MQRANLLEKVLKSGVVSVVRSDSPEKAIKIVEAVVSGGITSIELTYSVPKANDVIAELVEKYQGTNVVIGAGTVLDPTSARLAIIAGAQFVVSPSFNVEVAKICNLYQIPYVPGILTPKEAQIALEYGSELIKLFPGDITGPKMIKDLKGPFPYINILPSGGVNVDNVADWFEAGAAAVSAGGGVTAPALTDDYAAVTENAKKFIAAFEEAKK; from the coding sequence ATGCAAAGAGCAAACTTACTAGAAAAAGTCCTAAAATCAGGCGTAGTTTCAGTCGTAAGAAGCGACAGCCCTGAAAAAGCCATTAAAATCGTCGAAGCCGTTGTCTCAGGAGGGATTACCTCGATTGAGCTGACCTACTCTGTTCCCAAAGCCAATGATGTTATCGCTGAATTGGTGGAAAAATATCAAGGAACTAATGTTGTCATCGGTGCTGGTACAGTCCTTGATCCCACATCCGCACGCCTTGCGATTATTGCAGGAGCACAATTTGTCGTCAGCCCTAGCTTTAATGTTGAAGTGGCAAAAATTTGTAACCTCTATCAAATTCCTTATGTGCCAGGCATTTTGACACCAAAAGAAGCTCAAATCGCACTGGAATATGGCTCAGAGCTGATTAAACTTTTCCCAGGTGACATCACAGGTCCGAAGATGATTAAAGACTTGAAAGGCCCATTTCCTTACATCAATATCCTCCCGTCAGGCGGGGTCAATGTGGATAATGTTGCCGACTGGTTTGAGGCAGGCGCAGCAGCCGTTAGTGCAGGCGGTGGTGTGACCGCGCCAGCACTTACAGACGATTATGCAGCAGTCACTGAAAATGCTAAAAAATTCATTGCTGCATTTGAAGAAGCCAAAAAATAG
- a CDS encoding sugar kinase yields the protein MTEFLTIGEPLVVLVAQEIDLPLEQVQHFTKYVAGAELNVAIGLARLGHQALYLSEVGDDPFGNFIIDEADKAGIDTSLLTKTLSAATGFYIKQNVSHGDPQVAYFRKNSAASQLTAFDIDSVSTDRIKIAHLSGIFPALSKTALETFKTLNTKLNADHVLTVFDTNLRPALWQDEEQMIQTINCLAKESQIILPGINEGEILTGSRSPEQIADFYLSQSELTHTVIVKLGAEGAFVKTKSSEPFMVRGFKVKKIVDTVGAGDGFAVGLESALLEGKSLHEAVVRACAVGALAVQNQGDNDGYPTPDQLREFYQRNGVL from the coding sequence ATGACAGAGTTTTTGACCATTGGTGAGCCTCTGGTGGTACTTGTCGCACAAGAGATAGACCTCCCGCTTGAGCAAGTTCAACATTTTACGAAATATGTTGCAGGCGCAGAGCTCAATGTGGCGATTGGTCTAGCGCGCCTCGGTCATCAAGCCCTATATTTATCCGAAGTAGGAGATGACCCATTTGGAAATTTCATCATTGATGAAGCTGATAAGGCAGGGATTGATACAAGTTTACTGACGAAAACTCTGTCAGCAGCCACAGGATTTTATATCAAACAAAATGTCAGTCACGGTGACCCTCAGGTCGCTTATTTCCGCAAAAATTCTGCAGCAAGTCAACTGACAGCTTTTGACATTGATTCTGTCAGCACTGACAGAATCAAAATTGCCCATTTGTCAGGTATTTTTCCAGCCTTATCAAAGACCGCTTTGGAAACATTCAAAACACTTAATACTAAATTGAATGCGGACCATGTGCTGACTGTATTTGACACCAATTTACGCCCAGCACTCTGGCAGGACGAAGAACAAATGATTCAAACGATTAATTGCTTGGCAAAAGAAAGTCAGATTATCTTGCCAGGCATCAACGAAGGCGAAATTTTGACGGGTTCGCGTTCCCCTGAGCAAATCGCTGATTTTTACCTGAGCCAAAGTGAGCTGACCCATACAGTTATTGTCAAGCTTGGCGCTGAGGGTGCTTTTGTCAAAACAAAATCAAGCGAGCCCTTTATGGTCAGAGGATTTAAAGTTAAAAAGATCGTAGACACAGTCGGTGCTGGCGATGGATTTGCAGTAGGCTTGGAGAGTGCCTTACTGGAGGGAAAAAGTCTTCACGAAGCGGTTGTCCGCGCTTGCGCAGTAGGCGCTTTGGCAGTACAAAATCAAGGCGATAACGATGGTTACCCCACGCCAGACCAACTCAGAGAATTTTACCAAAGAAACGGAGTCCTATAA